CATCTTCTGGACCTGCTCCTTACTGCTTGTTCCGTAGTTGGCCACCCGCTGCTTTATCTGGGCCGGGGTATACTCGTAGGTCGGGATGCCTTTGTTGGCTGCGGCAAGAATTGCTATCGCCTGGGCTTTGCCAATCGCCAGCGCCGAGCTGACATTCTTACCCACGAATGGCTGCTCCACGGCCATGACATCGGGCTGATGACGAGATACTATCTCGCAGAGCTGGTTGTAGAGGTTGCTCAGCCTTTCGCTGATAGGCAGGCGTGCCGGGCTGGTCAGGGCACCATATTCAACCATGCTAACCCCATCATCGGTGCTGTCTATCACCCCGTAGCCGATGACCACTGTACCAGGATCTATGCCCAGGACTCTCATCATTATACTCCGCCTGCCGTTACGGTCCCCTCCGGCAGTGCCTTTCTCTACTGGAAAATAGTGGCAGTCTGACCGGAAGGTGTGTCATGGATACCCGGACAAGCAATCAGATGGAACACGACCGGGCCAAGGCTAGCCCTGCTCCTGGTACTTCTCTGTGATTTCATCAGAGAAGTCAACATTACTGGCGACATACCGGACATCGTCCACTTCGTCCAGCTTTTCCATCAGCCGCAGTGTCTGGATGGCTGCTTTGTCATCGAGCTGGATTGTAACCTTGGGGACCATGGATACCTCGACCGAACCTATGGGGATTTCCTCCCGCTCCAGGGCTTCTCTGACAGCTTCCAGTTCCTCGGGCCTGGTATATATCTCGATAAACCCTGTCTCGACGGTTACATCATCGGCACCGGCGTCGATTGCCTTCAGTGCCAACTCCTCGGTATCCAGGTTTTCAGTTTTTGCAGTGATAACACCCTTGGACTCGAAGAGCCAGGCAACACAACCCGTCTCCCCCAGGTTACCTCCACCGCGTGAAAACAGGTGACGTATGTTCTGTACTGTCCGGTTCTTGTTGTCACTCAGCGTCTGTACGAGAATAGCTCCGCCACCGGGTCCATACCCCTCATATACCACTTCTTTCAGGTTGGCTCCCTCGGCATCACCGCTGGCCCGTTTTATAGCCCGCTCGATGTTGTCCATGGGCATGCTGCTGTCGCGAGCCCGCTGTACCGCCAGTCGCAGTGAGAAATTGGCATCCTGACTCGGGCCCCCCTTCCGCACGGCGACAATTATCTCGCGAGTCAACTTGGTAAACAGCTGGCCCCGCTTGGCGTCAGTAGCTGCTTTCTGGTGCTTGATTGAGGCCCACTTAGAGTGTCCCGACATGGCTGACCCTCCTTACGCAGGTAGAAACAAGCTTGTTATTCTCCCGTCATTACACCCCGGCAGACTATCGACGGTGCAGATTCCGGTACACTAGAGAACCGAGTCAATCTTTTCCGCCAGCACCCGTTCCGGTACGGCACCAATCACCGTTTCCACCGCTTCCCCGTTCTTAAACATCATCACCGTCGGTATGGACATAACGCGGTACCTGGCAGGTGTCATCGGATTCTCATCAATGTTCAATCGGAAGCACTTGAGCTTTCCGTCGTATTTCTCTGCCAGTTTCTCAACAATAGGTGCAATCATATGGCACGGTCCACACCACGGAGCCCACATATCTACCAGTGCCGGCAGGCTAGATCCAATAACTTCCTGTTCAAATTCCTGGTCGGTAACATCAGTAACCATGAAATGCCTCCCCTCCAAACTACGTTGCTCCACAGTCTATGTTAATCGCTGATGCTCCGGCATGTCAAGATAATATTGTGCGGTGTCCGGTACATTAGCGACACTCCAGTACAGCCGGTGCCGGTTGCCACACAAGAATAAAACTTCTCGTCCCTTCAGAGAGTTATGTCACCTTTCTGTCTGAACGAGAGCAGAAAAAGAGCAGCATGCTGGCCGGCCTTGCCACCGTACCCCGCCTGATGGTAGAATTCGCTTCAGTTGCAGTACGAGTAAGAGGTCAGTATCGCCACGCCGGCACGATGGAAAGGAGCCTGGGTTGATTATTCGGAAGCTTGAATTTGGACCGTTTGCGGGCAACTGCTATATCGTTGGCTCGGAATCTACCGGAGAGGGAATGATAATCGACCCCGCCACCCAAGGAGAAGACATCGTCAGGCAGGTTGAGGAATTGGGACTCAAGGTCAAGGTTATCGTGCTGACCCACGGGCATATGGACCACACCGGCGCCCTGGCCGAGGTAAAAGAAGCCATCGGTGCAGAGGTGGCCATCCATGCCAATGACGCCCCTTACCTCCAGGACAAACACCCCATGATGCAGATGTTCAGCCGCTCATCAAAGGAGATGCCGGCACCAGACCGGCTTCTCGAGAATGATGACACTATCGACATCGGCGAACTGCGTTTCCGTGTGCTCCACACGCCGGGGCACACACCTGGCGGCATATCGCTAGTCGGGGAAGGGGTAGTCTTCACCGGCGACACCCTGTTTCAGTTCAGCATCGGCCGGGCTGACTTTCCGGGGGCAAGCTACGAGGATGAGATGGAGAGCATCCGCACCAGGCTGCTGACTCTCCCCGATGAGACTACGGTCTATCCCGGCCACGGTCCGGACACTACCATCGGCGTCGAGCGGAAATTTAACCCGTTCCTCCAGGACGACGTGGTATTCTAAAACCGCTACGGGAAAAATGAAGGGGCTCCCTGTTCAGACAGGAAGCCCCTTTTTCTTATCCCGGTATCCGGTTAGCCTATCAACCGGGTGAAGAAGAGGCTGGCACTGCCGGCAACCGCAGCGAAGACGATTGATATCATAGCCATCAGCTTGATAAGGATATTCAGAGATGGGCCGGACGCATCCTTGAGCGGGTCACCAACGGTATCGCCGACAACCCCTGCCTTGTGAGCCTCCGAGCCCTTGCCGCCGTGGGCGCCCGCCTCGATGTACTTCTTGGCGTTGTCCCACGCTCCTCCTGCATTGGCCAGCATGATGGCCAGCACGAACCCCGATGTCAGACCACCGAAGAGAAGCCCCATTACCGCTGCGGGGCCGAGGATGATACCGACAAGTATGGGAACTACTATCGCCAGCAACGCCGGCATTATCATTTCCTTCTGGGCCGCCGTGGTAGCGATATAGACACACCGGGCAGAGTCGGCCCGGGCGGTGCCTTCCATCAGGCCGGGTATCTCCTTCCACTGCCGGCGGACCTCTTCCACCACCTTGCCGGCATTACGCCCGACGGCTTTGTTAATCAGGGCGCAGAAGACAAAGGCCAGCATAGCACCGATGAGCATACCGGCGATGACCCTGGGATTCATGAGGTGTATCTGATATACATCAACAAACTGCCCCAGGCTCGCGTCGGTCGCTTCCTTGGCAGTCCAGAACACTCCCGGCACCACCTCGACCAGTCCGTTGACACTGTGTTCCGCTATTCGTATCAAGCCTGCCCGTATCTCTTCAATGTAGGCAGCCACAAGAGCCAGGCCGGTGAGCGCCGCCGAACCAATGGCAAAGCCCTTGCCGGTGGCAGCCGTGGTATTACCTATCGCATCCAGTTTGTCGGTGCGCTCACGCACCTCCGGGTCGAGTTTACTCATGGTGGCATTACCGGAGGCGTTGTCCGCAATCGGGCCGTAGGCATCGGTGGCCAGCGTAATCCCCAGTGTCGACAGCATACCTACTGCTGCCAGCCCGATTCCATACAGGCCCTGAAACGGTTCCTGGAATCCGCCGGCAAGCCCGTAGCTGAGCAGTATGCCGATGGCAATGGCCGCCACCGGGATACCGGTGGAAAGCTGGCCGACCGATATTCCCGCGATAACAACAGTCGCCGGGCCGGTAGCGGACTCAGCGGCAATCTCTTGAGTCGGCTTGTGGTCGTAGGAAGTGTAGTACTCGGCCGATTTCCCGATGATTATGCCCACCAGAAGTCCCACCAGGATGGCCACCCAGATGCGGATAGCCGGGCCGACTCCGAGGTCGGCCTGAACGCCCAGGAGGTACACCACCAGTCCCCCGGAGGCCAGGGCAATCATCACTGCACTGGCATTCACCCCCAGGCCGAGGGCTTTAAGGAGACTCGATGTAGAGGCGCCCTCCTTGGTCCTCACCAAGTATATGCCGACAATGGAGAAGACGATACCCAGGGCAGCGATAAGCATCGGCAGAACAACGCCGAATATACCAAATCCGGCGGCAACTCCCAGGGCCGCCGCTGCCAGAATGGAACCGCAATACGATTCATAGAGGTCGGCACCCATACCGGCTACATCACCGACATTGTCACCAACATTATCGGCCAGGACACCCGGGTTCCTCGGGTCATCTTCGGGGATACCGGCCTCCACCTTACCCACCAGGTCGGAACCGACATCCGCCGCTTTGGTGTATATCCCACCGCCGACACGTGCAAAGAGGGCCTGCGTGCTCGCCCCCATGCCGAAGGTCAGCATGGTAACTGTTATCGTTGCCAGACTGTAGTCGGTCAATGTCTGCATGAGGATAAACCACAGGCAGATGTCCAGCAGTCCGAAGCCCACGACTACAAGCCCCATCACGGCACCACTGCGGAAAGCGACCTGAAGTGCCTTATTCAGCGAATTCCGTGCCGCATTCGTTGTTCGCACATTGGCGTAGGTGGCCGTCTTCATGCCCAGCCATCCGCACAGGGCGGAGAAGAAACCACCGGTTAGAAAGGCAAACGGCACCCAGGGATTCATCACCGGTATCGCCATCCCGAAGGCCAGGTACGCCAGGATGGCCGCCAGCAC
This is a stretch of genomic DNA from Dehalococcoidales bacterium. It encodes these proteins:
- the ruvC gene encoding crossover junction endodeoxyribonuclease RuvC: MMRVLGIDPGTVVIGYGVIDSTDDGVSMVEYGALTSPARLPISERLSNLYNQLCEIVSRHQPDVMAVEQPFVGKNVSSALAIGKAQAIAILAAANKGIPTYEYTPAQIKQRVANYGTSSKEQVQKMVGLQLGLSEVPEPADAADALATALCHISEVHLSNLLAEQT
- a CDS encoding YebC/PmpR family DNA-binding transcriptional regulator — translated: MSGHSKWASIKHQKAATDAKRGQLFTKLTREIIVAVRKGGPSQDANFSLRLAVQRARDSSMPMDNIERAIKRASGDAEGANLKEVVYEGYGPGGGAILVQTLSDNKNRTVQNIRHLFSRGGGNLGETGCVAWLFESKGVITAKTENLDTEELALKAIDAGADDVTVETGFIEIYTRPEELEAVREALEREEIPIGSVEVSMVPKVTIQLDDKAAIQTLRLMEKLDEVDDVRYVASNVDFSDEITEKYQEQG
- the trxA gene encoding thioredoxin, with amino-acid sequence MVTDVTDQEFEQEVIGSSLPALVDMWAPWCGPCHMIAPIVEKLAEKYDGKLKCFRLNIDENPMTPARYRVMSIPTVMMFKNGEAVETVIGAVPERVLAEKIDSVL
- a CDS encoding MBL fold metallo-hydrolase, coding for MIIRKLEFGPFAGNCYIVGSESTGEGMIIDPATQGEDIVRQVEELGLKVKVIVLTHGHMDHTGALAEVKEAIGAEVAIHANDAPYLQDKHPMMQMFSRSSKEMPAPDRLLENDDTIDIGELRFRVLHTPGHTPGGISLVGEGVVFTGDTLFQFSIGRADFPGASYEDEMESIRTRLLTLPDETTVYPGHGPDTTIGVERKFNPFLQDDVVF
- a CDS encoding sodium-translocating pyrophosphatase, with the translated sequence MRVSLFRGNGRRLMIVGVIAVIMVLIISVFTGGGTAAQVGSAAAEAVDTAAIPALWYLAPVGAVLALVFAYIFYRGMKKEPEGTAEMQIIAQGVREGANAYLKRQYKVVAIVMVVLAAILAYLAFGMAIPVMNPWVPFAFLTGGFFSALCGWLGMKTATYANVRTTNAARNSLNKALQVAFRSGAVMGLVVVGFGLLDICLWFILMQTLTDYSLATITVTMLTFGMGASTQALFARVGGGIYTKAADVGSDLVGKVEAGIPEDDPRNPGVLADNVGDNVGDVAGMGADLYESYCGSILAAAALGVAAGFGIFGVVLPMLIAALGIVFSIVGIYLVRTKEGASTSSLLKALGLGVNASAVMIALASGGLVVYLLGVQADLGVGPAIRIWVAILVGLLVGIIIGKSAEYYTSYDHKPTQEIAAESATGPATVVIAGISVGQLSTGIPVAAIAIGILLSYGLAGGFQEPFQGLYGIGLAAVGMLSTLGITLATDAYGPIADNASGNATMSKLDPEVRERTDKLDAIGNTTAATGKGFAIGSAALTGLALVAAYIEEIRAGLIRIAEHSVNGLVEVVPGVFWTAKEATDASLGQFVDVYQIHLMNPRVIAGMLIGAMLAFVFCALINKAVGRNAGKVVEEVRRQWKEIPGLMEGTARADSARCVYIATTAAQKEMIMPALLAIVVPILVGIILGPAAVMGLLFGGLTSGFVLAIMLANAGGAWDNAKKYIEAGAHGGKGSEAHKAGVVGDTVGDPLKDASGPSLNILIKLMAMISIVFAAVAGSASLFFTRLIG